From the genome of Lutzomyia longipalpis isolate SR_M1_2022 chromosome 2, ASM2433408v1, one region includes:
- the LOC129788806 gene encoding protein limb expression 1 homolog produces MMVYPEEPYWEVPPVSGIYDDGDYRVNVVEALQEFWQMKQSRGAELKNGALVIYESVPSNSQPYICYVTLPGGSCFGSFQNCPTKAEARRSSAKIALMNSVFNEHPSRRISDDFIEKAVNEARASFKGGDGEGTDGPDTGIGAFRFMLEANKGRTMLEFQELMTVFQLLHWNGSLKAMRERQCSRQEVVAHYSNRALDDDMRAQMALDWIAREQENPGVLGRELAVAERELETARLAGRELRFPKEKKDILMLAHTQLGGGSVINS; encoded by the exons TAAACGTCGTGGAGGCTCTTCAGGAATTCTGGCAGATGAAACAGTCGCGTGGGGCTGAACTGAAGAACGGCGCCCTCGTAATCTACGAATCAGTCCCATCGAATAGCCAACCCTACATTTGCTACGTTACACTCCCCGGTGGAAGTTGCTTTGGGAGTTTTcag AATTGCCCCACAAAAGCCGAGGCGCGACGGAGTTCCGCCAAAATCGCCCTCATGAATTCCGTGTTCAATGAGCATCCCTCCCGGCGGATAAGTGATGACTTCATTGAGAAGGCGGTCAATGAAGCGAGAGCCTCCTTCAAAGGTGGCGATGGTGAGGGTACTGATGGACCCGACACGGGAATTGGCGCCTTCcg ATTTATGTTGGAGGCAAACAAGGGGCGCACAATGCTGGAATTTCAGGAGCTAATGACGGTATTTCAGCTACTTCACTGGAATGGGTCACTGAAGGCAATGCGGGAGCGGCAGTGCTCACGCCAAGAGGTTGTCGCCCACTATTCCAATCGTGCCCTGGACGATGATATGCGTGCCCAAATGGCACTCGACTGGATCGCCCGGGAACAGGAGAATCCGGGTGTGTTGGGCCGGGAGCTGGCTGTGGCTGAGAGAGAGTTAGAGACTGCCCGCCTGGCCGGTCGGGAGCTGCGATTTCCAAAGGAGAAAAAGGACATCCTCATGCTGGCACACACGCAACTCGGTGGTGGGAGTGTGATCAACAGTTGA